The Spirosoma radiotolerans genome has a window encoding:
- a CDS encoding PepSY-associated TM helix domain-containing protein, whose translation MSTANQAKTWFQVHKWTSLICTAFLLMLCLTGLPLIFHEEIEALEGKPPLAPSLPAGTPTVPLERLAQTARQQFPTKVIRFVYWDEHEPNTTTFTLSDSMTAPADNYKLVIYDNRTAHVLEEPKLQEGFMYVMLQLHIDMFMGIRGKLFLGLMGLLFIVAIGSGLMLYSPIMRRFNFGMIRTERSTRLKWLDLHNLLGVVTVVWATVVGFTGVLNTLAEVVQGLWQQGQLAEMVAPYKGAAPLRGTLAPLDQAMKVAREAAPGMEPSFVAYPGTLYSSQHHYAVFMKGTTPLTSRLAKPALIDAKTGKLTDMRSMPWYVNAVFISQPLHFGDYGGLPLKIIWALFDLITIIVLGSGLYLWFARNKATKAQLSRLQATVQPSFSR comes from the coding sequence ATGAGCACCGCCAACCAAGCTAAAACCTGGTTTCAGGTTCATAAATGGACGAGTCTGATTTGCACGGCTTTCCTGCTGATGCTCTGTCTGACGGGTTTACCGCTTATCTTTCACGAAGAGATTGAGGCTCTTGAAGGCAAGCCCCCGTTAGCGCCTTCCTTACCGGCCGGAACGCCAACGGTGCCGCTGGAACGGCTGGCTCAGACGGCTCGTCAGCAGTTTCCGACGAAAGTGATTCGCTTCGTTTATTGGGATGAACACGAACCCAACACAACGACCTTCACCCTGTCTGACTCCATGACGGCTCCGGCGGATAACTATAAGCTGGTTATTTATGACAACCGCACCGCCCATGTGCTGGAAGAGCCTAAGCTACAGGAAGGTTTCATGTATGTGATGCTGCAACTGCACATCGACATGTTTATGGGCATACGTGGCAAGTTATTTTTGGGGCTGATGGGCTTGTTGTTCATCGTGGCGATTGGCTCGGGCCTGATGCTTTACAGCCCAATTATGCGTCGGTTCAATTTTGGCATGATTCGTACCGAACGATCAACCCGACTGAAGTGGCTTGACTTACATAATCTGCTCGGCGTGGTAACGGTCGTCTGGGCGACGGTGGTCGGCTTTACAGGTGTGCTGAATACATTAGCCGAAGTCGTACAGGGACTTTGGCAACAGGGACAACTGGCCGAGATGGTGGCTCCCTACAAAGGGGCGGCTCCATTGCGGGGTACCCTTGCGCCACTCGACCAGGCCATGAAGGTAGCCCGAGAGGCTGCCCCCGGCATGGAGCCGTCGTTCGTGGCCTATCCGGGTACGTTGTACTCCAGCCAGCATCACTACGCCGTTTTCATGAAAGGCACCACGCCCTTAACGTCGCGGTTGGCAAAACCCGCTCTGATTGATGCCAAAACAGGCAAACTGACAGATATGCGAAGCATGCCCTGGTATGTGAACGCCGTTTTCATTTCGCAACCGCTGCACTTTGGGGATTATGGTGGACTCCCCCTGAAAATCATCTGGGCCCTGTTCGACCTGATTACGATCATCGTCTTAGGTAGCGGACTTTACTTATGGTTTGCCCGCAATAAAGCCACCAAGGCTCAGCTATCCCGTTTACAAGCAACTGTCCAGCCATCATTTAGCCGATAA